From Salvelinus sp. IW2-2015 unplaced genomic scaffold, ASM291031v2 Un_scaffold1831, whole genome shotgun sequence, the proteins below share one genomic window:
- the LOC139024741 gene encoding GTPase IMAP family member 4-like, with product MRIVLLGKTGGGKSSAGNTIVGGEEDFKTGSSANSETHKCEAKAKIINERKLTVVDTPGLFDTFVHEEELKPELVRCIVECSPGPHAFLIVLKVDRYTVHDEQVITKIEEXFSKVGFKYATVLFTFGYQLKGTTIEDFVKTNEKLSELVEKCGGRCXVIDNEFWNNSQQGQYRNNQYQVATLVNTLEKMVRENGGGCYTNKXCIVATAQAF from the coding sequence ATGAGGATTGTGCTGCTGGGGAAAACAGGAGGCGGCAAAAGTAGTGCAGGAAACACCATcgttggaggagaggaagattTCAAGACAGGCAGTTCAGCCAACTCCGAAACACACAAGTGTGAAGCAAAGGCCAAGATCATTAATGAAAGAAAACTCACTGTAGTAGACACACCTGGACTCTTTGACACATTCGTCCATGAAGAGGAGCTGAAACCTGAACTAGTGAGATGTATTGTAGAGTGTTCTCCAGGGCCACATGCCTTTCTCATCGTGCTTAAAGTGGACAGGTACACAGTCCACGATGAACAAGTCATCACAAAAATTGAGGAATRTTTTTCAAAAGTGGGCTTCAAATATGCCACAGTTCTCTTCACTTTTGGATACCAGCTCAAAGGTACAACTATTGAGGATTTTGTGAAAACKAATGAGAAATTGAGTGAGCTTGTGGAGAAATGTGGTGGCCGCTGTCAKGTCATCGATAATGAATTCTGGAACAACAGTCAGCAGGGTCAGTACAGGAACAACCAGTACCAAGTAGCAACACTAGTCAACACCTTAGAGAAGATGGTGAGAGAGAACGGAGGAGGGTGTTACACCAACAAGTTNTGTATTGTTGCTACAGCACAGGCATTTTGA